Proteins encoded by one window of Lutibacter sp. A64:
- a CDS encoding DUF6515 family protein gives MKTHIKAYVLASLFMVALTTQATAQSRRSSTTSKTVKTTTVKRTTTSKRIPSTKVTYKKPTKKVISVRTVPNRTVIKHNGQNYYYANNKYYTQSRGRYIAIAPKIGFRVSVLPANYRRIQFNNRNYYNAQGIFYIQVNNVYEVVEPEIGTIVYELPNDYEKVVIDGLTYYEYANILYEKIQYNGTRAYEVVGIIDVQ, from the coding sequence ATGAAAACGCATATTAAAGCATATGTTTTAGCATCATTATTTATGGTAGCTTTAACAACTCAGGCTACAGCACAGTCACGTAGAAGTAGTACAACAAGTAAAACTGTAAAAACAACTACGGTTAAAAGAACAACTACAAGTAAAAGAATACCAAGTACAAAAGTAACTTATAAAAAACCTACAAAAAAGGTAATTTCAGTAAGAACAGTACCAAATAGAACAGTTATAAAACATAATGGGCAAAATTACTATTATGCCAATAATAAGTATTATACACAATCTAGAGGACGCTATATTGCAATTGCACCTAAAATTGGATTTAGAGTAAGTGTATTACCAGCAAATTATAGAAGAATACAGTTTAACAACCGCAACTATTATAATGCACAAGGTATATTTTATATACAAGTTAACAATGTGTATGAAGTAGTTGAACCAGAAATAGGTACTATTGTGTACGAATTACCAAATGATTATGAGAAAGTAGTTATTGATGGTTTAACGTATTACGAATACGCAAACATTTTATACGAAAAAATACAATACAATGGTACTAGAGCTTATGAAGTGGTAGGTATTATAGATGTTCAATAA
- a CDS encoding NUDIX hydrolase: MTPKIIPNVSVDCVVFGFDATTKSLNVLLIQRQLKDEDTNELLVNDFVLTGYHVYENEKLDETATRVLKELTGLDNLYKKQFKSFGSPTRLMNEKDIIWAKNKKFNLRTITVAYYFLLQTYEVNLKDNKYNAQWFPIHNLPELGFDHLEIINQAYEDLKTKAMYKPIVFEMLPDKFTINELQDIFESVLDVKIDNRNFRRKMIAKKYLVALDEKQIGVTKKPSKLYMFSKDVYEKMYKNNSFINI, from the coding sequence ATGACTCCTAAAATAATACCTAATGTATCTGTTGATTGTGTAGTTTTTGGATTTGATGCAACCACAAAATCATTAAATGTTTTATTAATACAACGACAATTAAAAGATGAAGATACTAATGAATTACTAGTAAATGATTTTGTTTTAACAGGGTATCATGTTTATGAAAATGAAAAACTAGATGAAACAGCTACAAGAGTTTTAAAAGAACTAACCGGATTAGACAACCTTTATAAAAAACAATTTAAATCTTTTGGAAGTCCTACCCGATTGATGAATGAAAAAGATATTATTTGGGCAAAAAACAAAAAGTTTAATTTAAGAACCATTACTGTAGCTTATTATTTTTTACTTCAAACATACGAGGTTAATTTAAAAGATAATAAATACAATGCGCAATGGTTTCCAATACATAACTTACCAGAATTAGGTTTTGATCATTTAGAAATTATCAATCAAGCGTATGAAGATTTAAAAACAAAAGCAATGTATAAACCAATTGTTTTTGAAATGCTTCCAGATAAATTTACAATAAATGAATTACAAGATATTTTTGAATCTGTTTTAGATGTTAAAATAGATAATAGAAACTTTAGAAGAAAAATGATTGCTAAAAAATATTTGGTTGCTTTAGATGAAAAACAAATTGGAGTAACTAAAAAACCTTCTAAACTTTATATGTTTAGTAAAGATGTTTACGAAAAAATGTACAAAAACAACTCTTTTATAAATATTTAA
- a CDS encoding purine-cytosine permease family protein: protein METSNNFKQFQNLEAEQLPVSKSKLHNWTHFAGLYAAEHVAATEFVIGATFVALGATTKDILLGLLIGNILAVLSWRFITSPIAVDTRLSLYTYLNKIAGDSMTKLYNWANVVIFTVISAAMITVSATAVRFAFNIPAQLNWYPTNLWFILIVLIVGSVVVSIAIYGFKAVSDFSGICAPWLFVMFTCGAFVLLPALSLEVLGKTVPNGWSDFISLGDLSIWTGLNSNGEPGIGLTEVIGFAWAANTITHFGLIDMALFRFAKKKSYGFATGTGMMFGHYIAWISAGIMGAGAAVILGKSIVELDPGDVAYYALGWSGFVIVIVAGWTTAVANLYRAGLAAQAIFNNQSRKKTTLMVGLVTMIVACFPFVFSQILPLLTYAGLIVVPVGAIVFAEHQIFPKIGYTRYWAQYRKLTFSTPAIASWALGLIFGFGLNALNVMSFFYLFIPTWIFTILIYTFLAGRYGAKNKYLEEVQQEKTRNEDIIKYQEQQTEQEIVSVKDTSIFTKVLRVISIIVLLITMVLACIVLFGSSNETTYIENRELFYRYTFICTLIYFITSYWALKRGKLKNI, encoded by the coding sequence ATGGAAACATCTAATAATTTTAAACAATTCCAAAATCTAGAAGCAGAACAATTACCAGTTTCAAAAAGCAAACTGCATAATTGGACTCATTTTGCAGGGCTATACGCAGCAGAACATGTTGCTGCTACCGAATTTGTTATTGGAGCTACTTTTGTTGCTTTAGGGGCAACAACTAAAGATATTTTACTAGGCTTGTTAATAGGTAATATCTTAGCTGTTTTAAGCTGGAGATTTATTACTTCGCCAATTGCTGTTGACACTAGATTGAGTTTATATACTTACCTTAATAAAATAGCAGGAGATTCTATGACCAAGCTTTATAATTGGGCAAATGTTGTTATTTTTACGGTTATATCAGCTGCTATGATTACAGTTTCTGCAACTGCAGTGCGTTTTGCATTTAATATTCCAGCACAACTAAATTGGTATCCAACAAACTTATGGTTTATACTAATAGTTTTAATTGTAGGTTCGGTAGTTGTATCTATAGCTATCTATGGTTTTAAAGCAGTCTCCGATTTTTCGGGAATCTGTGCGCCTTGGTTATTTGTAATGTTTACTTGTGGTGCTTTTGTGCTTTTACCAGCTTTGTCTTTAGAAGTATTAGGAAAAACAGTTCCAAATGGATGGAGCGATTTTATAAGTCTAGGAGACCTTTCTATATGGACAGGTTTAAATAGTAATGGCGAACCAGGTATTGGATTAACAGAAGTTATTGGTTTTGCTTGGGCAGCAAATACAATTACCCATTTTGGACTTATTGATATGGCTTTATTTCGTTTTGCAAAAAAGAAATCCTATGGGTTTGCTACTGGTACAGGTATGATGTTCGGTCATTATATAGCTTGGATTTCTGCGGGAATTATGGGAGCTGGAGCTGCAGTAATTTTAGGAAAATCTATTGTAGAACTAGATCCAGGTGATGTTGCGTATTATGCATTAGGTTGGTCTGGTTTTGTAATTGTAATTGTAGCTGGTTGGACTACTGCTGTTGCTAACCTTTACCGAGCAGGTTTAGCAGCACAAGCTATTTTTAATAATCAATCGCGTAAAAAAACCACATTAATGGTTGGGCTGGTAACTATGATAGTTGCTTGTTTTCCTTTTGTATTTTCTCAAATACTTCCATTGCTTACGTATGCTGGATTAATAGTTGTGCCTGTTGGAGCTATAGTTTTTGCAGAACATCAAATATTTCCTAAAATTGGTTATACTAGATATTGGGCGCAATACCGAAAATTAACATTTAGTACACCTGCAATAGCCTCTTGGGCTTTAGGACTTATTTTTGGTTTTGGTTTAAACGCCTTAAATGTAATGTCTTTCTTCTATTTATTTATACCTACTTGGATATTTACTATATTAATCTACACATTTTTAGCAGGTAGGTATGGTGCTAAAAATAAATATTTAGAAGAAGTACAGCAAGAAAAAACACGAAATGAAGACATTATAAAGTATCAAGAACAGCAAACAGAACAAGAAATTGTATCCGTAAAAGATACGTCTATTTTCACTAAAGTATTAAGAGTTATTTCAATTATTGTATTGCTTATTACTATGGTACTAGCTTGTATTGTTCTATTTGGAAGCTCTAATGAAACTACGTACATAGAAAATCGTGAACTATTTTATCGCTATACATTTATATGTACTCTAATTTATTTTATTACTTCATATTGGGCATTAAAACGCGGAAAATTAAAAAACATATAA
- a CDS encoding mannitol dehydrogenase family protein: protein MKTNIKLNQNNLAEISKRISCPSYNRKNIKTGIVHVGIGGFHRAHEAYYTDQLLHDEAVKEWGICGVALLNFDTKIYNTLKEQDGLYTLVIKELDGSLTKRVIGSIVDYLYAPENPLKVIEKMASPDVKIITLTITEGGYNYNEATGAFDFDNPLIQHDLEFSQAPKTIFGYLTEALKLRKENGLKGVTIQSCDNIQGNGHMAKKMLLSYVKIAAPDLVYWIEKNVSFPNSMVDRITPATSPSDISNLLETSGIEDAWPVVCEPFKQWVIEDDFIAGRPAWETVGAQFVEDVVPFEKMKLSLLNAGHSVLGILGDLMGYATIDESVHNTAIKSFLTNYMNIEVTPTLAGLENVNLDAYKESLLQRFGNIYIKDQLDRICSESSAKFPIFILPTVNKQLKKNGSVEFASFVVAAWAIYSLGKNENGKPLLIKDAMKTILNEKAIAAKNNPKEFLEITSIFGKLKDSQTFVNAYTTAYNNIVTYGVEKCIIAINNKVIK from the coding sequence ATGAAAACTAATATAAAACTTAATCAAAATAATTTGGCAGAGATTTCAAAACGAATTTCTTGTCCTAGCTACAATAGAAAAAACATTAAAACAGGAATTGTTCATGTTGGTATTGGTGGTTTTCACAGAGCTCATGAAGCTTATTACACAGATCAATTATTGCATGATGAAGCTGTTAAAGAATGGGGAATTTGTGGTGTAGCACTGTTAAATTTTGATACTAAAATTTACAATACTCTTAAAGAGCAAGACGGCTTATACACATTAGTAATAAAAGAATTAGATGGTTCTTTAACTAAAAGAGTTATAGGTTCTATTGTAGATTATTTATATGCTCCAGAAAATCCATTAAAAGTAATAGAAAAAATGGCAAGTCCAGATGTTAAAATAATAACATTAACTATTACAGAAGGTGGTTATAATTATAATGAAGCAACAGGTGCGTTTGATTTTGACAATCCATTAATTCAACATGATTTAGAATTTTCACAAGCACCAAAAACAATTTTTGGTTATTTAACAGAAGCATTAAAACTTAGAAAAGAAAACGGATTAAAAGGGGTAACTATTCAATCGTGTGATAATATACAAGGAAATGGACATATGGCTAAAAAAATGCTATTAAGTTATGTAAAAATAGCTGCACCAGATTTGGTTTATTGGATAGAAAAAAATGTATCGTTTCCTAACAGTATGGTAGATAGAATTACACCTGCAACTTCACCTTCAGACATTTCAAATTTATTAGAAACATCAGGAATTGAAGATGCTTGGCCAGTGGTTTGTGAACCATTTAAACAATGGGTTATTGAAGATGATTTTATTGCAGGTAGACCGGCTTGGGAAACGGTAGGAGCGCAATTTGTAGAAGATGTAGTACCATTTGAAAAAATGAAACTAAGCTTGTTAAATGCAGGGCATTCGGTATTAGGTATTTTAGGTGATTTAATGGGGTATGCAACTATAGATGAATCTGTTCATAATACTGCAATAAAAAGTTTTTTAACCAATTATATGAATATTGAAGTTACCCCAACTTTAGCAGGTTTAGAGAATGTTAATTTAGATGCATATAAAGAATCGTTATTACAACGGTTTGGAAATATTTATATAAAAGATCAACTAGATAGAATTTGTTCAGAAAGTTCAGCAAAATTCCCAATATTTATTTTACCAACTGTAAATAAACAATTAAAGAAAAATGGATCGGTTGAATTTGCATCATTTGTAGTAGCTGCTTGGGCAATTTATAGCTTAGGAAAAAATGAAAATGGAAAACCACTACTTATTAAAGACGCCATGAAAACTATTTTAAATGAAAAAGCTATAGCGGCTAAAAATAATCCAAAAGAATTTTTAGAAATCACATCAATTTTTGGGAAATTAAAAGACTCTCAAACCTTTGTAAACGCATATACAACAGCATACAATAATATTGTTACATATGGAGTTGAAAAGTGCATTATAGCTATTAATAATAAAGTTATTAAATAA
- a CDS encoding carbohydrate kinase family protein: protein MKNLVCFGEVLWDVFPNHKKIGGAPLNVALRLQSFNNNVSIITRIGDDEEGLEIKNFIEKHHVQIENIQIDSKLKTGEVKVLLNEKGSATYDINFPRAWDNIQLTENAKKIIKKSDAFIFGSLVARNDVSRDTLFKLLKFATYKIFDINLRAPYYTLEVLSYLMNEADFIKFNDDEIYEISKALDFNTKSLEQNIKFIAEKTNTESICVTKGRHGAILYYNNIFYYNNGYKIDVVDTVGAGDSFLASLTNKLLNGIAPQKALDFACAVGAIVARSEGANPEIENKTIDTFINA, encoded by the coding sequence ATGAAAAATTTAGTTTGTTTTGGAGAAGTTTTATGGGATGTGTTTCCAAATCATAAAAAAATTGGTGGTGCACCTTTAAATGTTGCCTTAAGATTGCAGTCTTTTAATAATAATGTTTCTATAATTACAAGAATAGGAGATGATGAGGAAGGACTGGAAATAAAAAACTTTATTGAAAAACACCATGTGCAAATAGAAAATATTCAAATTGATTCAAAATTAAAAACAGGTGAAGTTAAAGTTCTATTGAATGAAAAGGGTTCAGCAACTTATGATATAAATTTTCCAAGGGCTTGGGATAATATACAACTAACAGAAAATGCAAAGAAAATTATTAAAAAGTCAGATGCCTTTATATTTGGAAGTTTAGTTGCTAGAAATGATGTTTCAAGAGATACATTGTTTAAACTATTAAAATTTGCAACCTATAAAATTTTTGACATTAATCTTAGAGCCCCATATTATACATTAGAAGTTTTAAGTTATTTAATGAACGAAGCAGACTTTATTAAATTTAATGATGATGAGATTTATGAAATTTCAAAAGCATTAGATTTTAACACTAAATCTTTAGAGCAAAATATTAAATTTATTGCAGAAAAAACAAATACAGAATCAATTTGCGTTACAAAAGGACGCCATGGAGCAATCTTATATTATAATAATATTTTCTATTACAATAATGGTTATAAAATAGATGTTGTTGATACTGTTGGTGCGGGCGATTCTTTTTTAGCGTCATTAACCAATAAATTATTAAATGGAATAGCTCCACAAAAAGCATTAGATTTTGCGTGTGCTGTAGGTGCAATTGTTGCTAGGAGTGAAGGGGCTAATCCAGAAATTGAAAATAAAACTATTGATACATTTATAAATGCTTAA
- the yccS gene encoding YccS family putative transporter, with translation MKSPLNYLKQQSWFSSFRASFLRNPNRLLSIKATFVIGVLVILMVSLNLPFYAVTLGLGALAGALSETDDHPNGRLKSMALKIVSFAISSFSVELLQPYPILLGIGLALSTIVFILIGGISERFRGVTFGGLLVGIYTMIGTSISPVWYLQPILLTSGAFIYGVFSYITLRIKPYSLLEEQLARGFSALSLYLNEKSKLFPSDKQNEKEVRAKLALLNVQTVEALDRCKEVLNSYGESLKDKKPLQPYLHYFMALQSLHERAASSHERYDLLSSNPLNNDLMGGIRQFLHELSHATQNFAECLLTGTTYKHPSALDWLTKTIHNSIKYSDDKPSLPLKLLIQNLTQSHKTLKNIHKNYDTDLLPKLEQDTSSYLERLKAQLNFNHPRMRYAIRLSISFLIGYAIYKYFHIEKGEWVVLTILFVLQPSYSETRKRLFQRILGTFMGVVSGVLIVQLFSFSGQIVLMLSSAYLFFFWMKRKYSISIIFITIFVLCAFNIIANKGVDVMAPRLIDTLIGAFITFIVVRFLWPDWQYKKLPKLLSEVIVKNTAYLKAILNEYKAPVNDDLTYRIARREAHRADNALVMAWQNMQLDPQKHQKLKKTAFRLTYLNHALLSYLSALGAHRDSHKQQALNILKFESLILKALDEAYDWLTTEDKGEINTIKDSLEEISIQLHTKKEASLNIQYSLLYNITEVTIQILEQAKLFKQTKTD, from the coding sequence ATGAAATCCCCCTTAAATTACTTAAAGCAGCAGTCTTGGTTTAGTTCATTTAGAGCCTCTTTTTTAAGAAACCCAAATAGGCTACTATCTATTAAAGCAACATTTGTAATTGGAGTTCTTGTTATATTAATGGTGAGTTTAAATTTACCTTTTTATGCAGTAACGCTTGGTTTAGGAGCGCTTGCAGGTGCACTTTCTGAAACAGATGACCATCCTAATGGACGCTTAAAATCTATGGCATTAAAAATTGTGAGCTTTGCCATCTCCAGTTTTTCGGTAGAATTATTGCAGCCATACCCTATTTTATTAGGAATTGGATTGGCATTATCTACCATTGTTTTTATTTTAATTGGTGGTATTAGTGAACGTTTTAGAGGAGTAACATTTGGAGGTTTATTAGTAGGTATCTATACTATGATTGGTACTTCAATTAGTCCGGTTTGGTATTTACAACCTATTTTATTAACATCTGGAGCCTTTATTTATGGTGTTTTTTCATACATTACATTGCGTATAAAACCTTATAGCTTATTAGAAGAACAACTTGCTAGAGGTTTTTCTGCACTTTCTTTATACTTAAATGAAAAATCGAAACTTTTTCCCAGTGATAAACAAAATGAAAAAGAAGTTAGAGCTAAACTAGCACTTTTAAATGTACAAACTGTTGAAGCTTTAGACCGTTGTAAAGAGGTTTTAAATAGTTATGGAGAATCTCTAAAAGACAAAAAACCTTTACAACCCTATTTACATTATTTTATGGCGTTACAAAGTTTGCACGAACGTGCTGCATCTAGCCATGAACGTTATGATTTATTAAGTTCTAACCCTTTAAACAACGATTTAATGGGGGGTATTCGTCAGTTTTTACATGAACTTTCACATGCAACACAAAATTTTGCTGAATGTTTACTTACAGGTACTACTTACAAGCACCCGTCTGCTTTAGATTGGTTAACAAAAACAATTCATAATTCAATAAAATATAGTGATGATAAACCTTCTCTTCCACTAAAATTATTAATTCAAAATTTAACCCAATCTCATAAAACTTTAAAAAACATTCATAAAAATTACGATACGGATTTATTGCCTAAATTAGAGCAAGATACCAGTTCTTATTTAGAAAGATTAAAAGCACAACTTAATTTTAACCATCCAAGAATGCGTTATGCTATACGATTAAGCATTTCTTTTTTAATTGGTTACGCAATTTATAAGTATTTTCATATAGAAAAAGGTGAATGGGTTGTTTTAACTATTTTATTTGTATTACAACCTAGTTATAGTGAAACCAGAAAACGCTTGTTTCAAAGGATTTTAGGTACTTTTATGGGAGTTGTTTCTGGAGTTTTAATTGTGCAATTATTTTCATTTTCAGGACAAATAGTGTTGATGCTCTCATCGGCCTATTTATTTTTCTTTTGGATGAAACGCAAATACTCAATCAGTATTATTTTTATTACCATTTTTGTATTGTGCGCATTTAATATAATTGCCAATAAAGGTGTAGATGTAATGGCTCCTAGGTTAATAGATACGCTAATTGGTGCTTTTATAACATTTATAGTGGTACGCTTTTTATGGCCAGATTGGCAGTATAAAAAATTACCGAAATTACTAAGCGAAGTTATTGTAAAAAATACAGCTTATTTAAAGGCAATTTTAAATGAATATAAAGCACCTGTAAACGATGATTTAACATATAGAATTGCAAGAAGAGAAGCACATAGAGCAGACAATGCATTGGTTATGGCTTGGCAAAATATGCAGTTAGATCCTCAAAAGCATCAAAAACTTAAAAAAACCGCATTTAGATTAACCTATTTAAATCATGCGCTACTTTCTTATTTATCTGCTTTAGGAGCACATAGAGATTCACATAAACAGCAAGCTTTAAATATATTAAAGTTTGAAAGTCTTATTTTAAAAGCTTTAGATGAGGCTTATGATTGGTTAACTACTGAAGATAAAGGTGAAATAAATACAATTAAGGATAGTTTAGAAGAAATAAGCATACAATTACATACTAAAAAAGAAGCGTCTTTAAATATTCAGTATAGTTTATTGTACAATATTACCGAAGTTACCATACAGATTTTGGAGCAAGCTAAACTATTTAAACAAACAAAAACTGACTGA
- a CDS encoding LLM class flavin-dependent oxidoreductase, with product MQHILYSILDLALVSKGHSLKQTYNNTLKLAQQAEAFGYTRYWLAEHHNAHNIGSSATSVLIGYVAEGTKTLRVGSGGVMLPNHSPLIIAEQFGTLASLYPNRIDLGLGRAPGTDRETAQAIRSDFMQAAHSFPEELKKIQTYFSKENASSKVRATVAEGVDVPIYILGSSTDSAHLAAKKGLPYAFASHFATNQLWDALEIYRKEFQPSSVLKKPYIMAGINSIIADTDEEAERLLTSLIRMIVGIFTGKRDFVQPPTAMTPEFEEILQHPQIHQMLKYTFVGSKATVKTQVKEFIAQTKVDELIAVTNIYGITDKIHSYKLFAEIMDEINSERSIN from the coding sequence ATGCAACACATATTATACTCTATATTAGATTTAGCTTTAGTTTCTAAAGGACACTCGCTTAAGCAAACCTACAACAATACGCTTAAATTGGCGCAACAAGCCGAAGCTTTTGGTTATACGCGTTATTGGCTAGCAGAACACCATAATGCACATAATATTGGAAGCAGTGCAACCTCTGTATTAATAGGTTATGTTGCAGAAGGAACAAAAACACTTCGTGTTGGTTCTGGAGGAGTGATGTTACCAAATCATTCTCCTTTAATTATAGCAGAACAATTTGGAACCTTAGCTTCTTTATACCCAAATAGAATTGATTTAGGTTTAGGAAGAGCTCCAGGAACAGACCGTGAAACGGCACAAGCAATCCGTTCAGATTTTATGCAAGCAGCACACTCTTTTCCTGAAGAATTAAAAAAAATACAAACTTATTTTTCCAAAGAAAATGCTTCATCTAAAGTTAGAGCAACTGTAGCTGAAGGTGTAGATGTACCTATTTATATTTTAGGTTCAAGTACAGATAGTGCGCATTTGGCTGCAAAAAAAGGATTGCCCTATGCTTTTGCTAGTCATTTTGCCACCAATCAATTATGGGATGCATTAGAAATTTACCGCAAAGAATTTCAACCCTCATCAGTATTAAAAAAGCCATATATAATGGCTGGTATAAATAGTATTATTGCAGATACAGATGAAGAAGCAGAACGATTACTAACTTCATTAATTCGTATGATAGTTGGTATATTTACAGGTAAACGAGATTTTGTACAACCACCAACTGCAATGACTCCAGAATTTGAAGAAATATTACAACATCCACAAATACATCAAATGCTAAAATATACTTTTGTTGGAAGTAAAGCTACGGTTAAAACTCAAGTAAAAGAGTTTATAGCACAAACAAAAGTAGATGAGTTAATTGCTGTAACAAATATTTATGGTATTACAGATAAAATACATTCATATAAATTATTTGCTGAAATTATGGATGAAATAAATTCAGAACGCTCAATTAATTAA
- a CDS encoding YHYH protein, whose protein sequence is MKNVFKLVLLIAIISLIACMSEDNVNTTEESLEVALTELPSEFIAFNSDAVSAYLSDGGTTITIETTGLPNHKTVYWGEGNELYMEEDDVAVTPSIMSSNNNATTITVDATPNLTGNTVATQLNTVGIAVSGASIFNDSEGNGPLSQAAASLDWTGAHIGPGVYHYHLEPIAFSNDDDKLNGILLDGVFIYGRKCSSTGTYPTDLDSSGGHTSTTPYSEGAEEYHYHIINEVYSNTGSYILFAGPYQGY, encoded by the coding sequence ATGAAAAATGTATTTAAATTAGTATTATTAATTGCAATTATAAGCTTAATAGCTTGTATGTCTGAAGATAATGTAAACACAACAGAAGAATCTTTAGAGGTTGCTTTAACAGAATTACCTTCAGAATTTATAGCGTTTAATTCAGATGCTGTAAGCGCTTATTTATCAGATGGTGGTACAACTATCACTATTGAAACTACAGGTTTACCAAACCATAAAACAGTGTATTGGGGAGAAGGAAATGAACTTTATATGGAAGAAGATGATGTAGCTGTTACACCTTCCATTATGTCGAGTAATAACAATGCAACTACAATTACCGTAGATGCAACCCCTAATTTAACAGGTAACACGGTTGCAACGCAATTAAATACAGTAGGTATTGCTGTAAGTGGCGCATCAATTTTTAACGATTCTGAAGGCAACGGCCCCTTGAGTCAAGCAGCAGCTAGTTTAGATTGGACAGGCGCACATATTGGGCCTGGTGTTTATCATTATCATTTAGAACCAATTGCATTTAGTAATGATGACGATAAATTAAACGGCATTTTATTAGATGGAGTATTTATTTATGGTAGAAAGTGCTCTTCTACAGGAACATACCCAACAGATTTAGATAGCTCGGGAGGTCATACTTCAACTACACCTTATTCAGAAGGTGCAGAAGAATATCATTACCACATTATTAATGAGGTATATTCAAATACAGGTTCCTATATTTTATTTGCAGGTCCATATCAAGGATATTAA
- a CDS encoding toxin-antitoxin system YwqK family antitoxin has product MKAYYFLSLLIAVLIFSCKNSTEPIENSVIEVAKFSKVEVTKDQLKLNGNEGNWYYKNQLFTGFLIHRNSEGILEQKVGFYKGKKEGIAKVWFSNGQLKVVSYYQKNKLEGSYKSWWINGVLASEAIYKNGKLEGVEKRWYNSGQLAKKMHYINGIEAGMQQAWLKNGKIYVNYEAKNGRIFGMRKANLCYQLEDEIVIMDERSEAAFGTNKK; this is encoded by the coding sequence ATGAAAGCTTATTATTTTTTAAGCCTACTTATTGCTGTCTTAATTTTTAGTTGTAAAAATTCTACGGAACCAATAGAAAATAGTGTTATTGAAGTGGCTAAATTTTCAAAGGTAGAAGTAACAAAAGATCAATTAAAACTGAATGGTAATGAAGGTAATTGGTACTATAAAAATCAGTTGTTTACCGGTTTTTTAATACACCGTAATTCCGAAGGAATTTTAGAACAAAAGGTTGGTTTTTATAAGGGTAAAAAAGAAGGCATTGCTAAAGTTTGGTTTTCTAATGGTCAATTAAAAGTAGTATCATATTACCAAAAAAATAAACTAGAAGGCAGTTATAAATCTTGGTGGATAAATGGAGTGTTGGCTTCTGAAGCTATTTATAAAAACGGAAAATTAGAAGGAGTTGAAAAACGATGGTATAACTCTGGTCAGTTGGCAAAAAAAATGCACTATATCAATGGTATTGAAGCTGGAATGCAACAAGCATGGCTTAAAAATGGTAAAATATACGTTAACTATGAAGCTAAAAATGGACGAATTTTCGGTATGAGAAAAGCAAATTTATGCTACCAATTAGAAGATGAAATTGTAATAATGGATGAAAGAAGTGAAGCAGCTTTTGGAACAAATAAAAAATAA
- a CDS encoding SCO family protein: MRYLILVILIVTTSCKNKLKKENIKIAETSRVAYLPYYNEESFTPNWLTPGTSEEETFHKIPDFKLINQLGDTITQHTFKDKIYITDFFFTSCPGICPKMTGNMVKLQEAFKEDSDVLFLSHSVTPTIDTIDELKKYADTYGVIDNKWHLVTGDKTAIYNLGRNQYFVENDLGEPKNIDDFLHSENFLLIDKNKHIRGIYNGLNRASMAQLITDVKALKLEK; encoded by the coding sequence ATGAGGTATTTAATACTAGTAATTCTTATAGTTACAACTAGCTGTAAAAATAAACTAAAAAAAGAAAACATAAAAATTGCTGAAACTAGTAGGGTAGCCTATTTACCTTATTATAACGAGGAATCGTTTACGCCTAATTGGTTAACTCCAGGAACAAGCGAAGAAGAAACATTCCATAAAATTCCAGATTTTAAATTAATCAATCAATTAGGAGACACTATAACACAACATACTTTTAAAGATAAAATATATATCACCGATTTCTTTTTTACTAGTTGCCCAGGAATTTGTCCTAAAATGACTGGTAATATGGTAAAATTACAAGAAGCGTTTAAAGAAGATTCGGATGTGTTATTTTTATCGCATTCAGTTACACCAACTATAGATACTATAGATGAATTAAAAAAATACGCAGATACTTATGGTGTTATAGATAATAAATGGCATTTAGTAACTGGTGATAAAACAGCTATTTACAACCTTGGTAGGAATCAATATTTTGTTGAAAATGATTTAGGAGAACCTAAAAACATAGATGATTTTTTACATTCAGAAAACTTTTTACTAATAGATAAAAACAAACATATTAGAGGAATTTATAACGGTTTAAATAGAGCTTCAATGGCGCAATTAATTACAGATGTTAAAGCGTTGAAATTAGAAAAATAA